CGCTCGCAACCGAAGCCCTGGCCCGAGCCGAGTTTCCCAAGTTGGTGCAGCGGCTCGTGCAGCTGGCGCCACCCGGCGAGCTCATCAAACGTCCTTACTACATCCATTCCGCCCGCCAGGCCGACAGCGGCACTGAACCGCCTTGGCAGTGGGGACGCATCGCACTGCTGGGCGATGCGGCGCACGGCATGCCGCCGTTTTTAGCCTAAGGGGGCAATCAAGGCTTGGAAGATGCAGCCGCGATAGTGGCGGTCGTCGCTCCTCTGCTTGCCCAGTCCCACCAACCGGATCGGGCCACCCTTGAAGCCGCCTTCCAGCGCTACGAGCGGTACCGCCGGCCCTGGGTCATTGAGGTGCAGCGCGCCATCGCCCAAACCCTGTCGTTTGAGTCTCAACCAGCGCGCCGGACTCGCTTTCAAAAGCTCTTTGGCCGTAATATCGAGCAGGAACTGACGGCTGCGCTTGGCTAGCGGGGCAGCCTTACTCTGGCTCTGGCAGGATGAACCGATCAAGTCAGGACAATGGCAGACTTAAACGATGGATTAATTATTTAAAATTTGAGCGAAAAAGTCCACACTAGCAGTCAGTAGTGCTCTGTTAGGCACAGACTTTTGTTGCAACTCAGCTTGTCGCAATAGCCTCTAAATAAGGCTGAATGTATTGCCGTCCTTTCTCAATATAGTGAGGAGAAAATAGGTATTGATAATCCCGATTCACTAAGTTGAGGGCATTTTCTATTCGTTGATGCCCATAAACAATAAACTGTGCTACTGAGGAAGCATAGTATTGCCGTTTTGACTCTCTAATATTGCTTTTGAAGGCAGATTTGTAAAGCGAACGACCTGCTTCAATAAAGGATTTTTGTTCGCCATCAAACTCGATTTTTCCTTCGCTCGGGAAGTAGAGCTCTGCGCGCTTGATGAACCCCATTACTAGATTCATGCATTCACGGGTTCGTTCGGCAGAGAGGCGGTTTTCTTTGCCGAGCCGAAACCCCCATTGAGTGCAACCATTGACAACCTCTAATACCCGTAGCTTGGCAAACTTGTTTAGAGCCTCATCCGAAAATTGCTCGAGTCGTTCAATATTGTCTTCTATCAACTTCTTGAATCCTTCATAATCTTCCTCGAAAAACTCTTTTAGCTCCTCAACTTCCGCCAGCTTTTCCCAATCAACCGTTCGCTGTTTTTGCATCAGTCTGCTCCTAAATCTCGATCCGAATTGTATCGAGCTGCCGTCTGTGGCGCTGCGCGCGCGCCCAGCCGTCAGTGTTTTGCAAAACTGGAGCGAACGGGGGCATGACCGACTCCCGGTGCTTGCCGGGCGAGAAAGTCCGCCAACCAATGCTTGAGGCGATAGGTGGCGCGGCAGTCGTCCTCGTTGTAGCGTTGGATGGCCTCCAGCAGGCGCCGATCGCCGCCGCTCAGCCAGCGATCGTACCAACAGATCGACCGATCGCCGCTGCCCTCGGGGTCGCGCCAGCGAAAGCCCAGCCACTGCGCGATCGCCTTGAGCGAGTAGCGCTCGACCGGAAGCGTAGCCGCGCCCGCCACCAGCCGGTGCAGATCCACCATGCGCGCCAACAGCGAGTCCAGTTGCCCCCGGGGCGTGGCGTAGCGTTGGGCCAGGCGCCGGCAGGCCTCTGGTTCGTATTCGGAGTAATGGAAAATGGGCGCGTCCGGGTACTGCCCGATGTAGGCCAGAAACTGATGCCAAGCCTGGCCTTCCTGCTCGGGACGCTCGGCGACAAAGGTGCGGAACTGCTCGGTCCCCGTGGCGCGATCGACGCGCAGCACGCCGAATAAATAGTCGAGGCCGCGCTTGGGCTCGGCCTCAATGTCAAAGCACAGCTCGGTTGCAGCGGTGGGAAGCTCGCGCGCCACCCTTTTGGCGCTCGCTTTGGGCAGGGCACAATCGCGCAAGTGCGCGCGGGCCTGCTGCTGCAGCTGGGCTGCGCGATCGCGGCCCAGGACCGCCGCCAGCTCGCCCAGCGGCGCTGCCGTTAGGCCCTCCGGGGTGGTGATGTTGCGGGCGTGCAGGAGGGCGTAGCGCGCTGGGGTGACACCTGGCAGCAGCGATAGGTGCCGTTGCGCGCGCGCCACGCCATGGCAAAAGCCGTACCAGTGGCACAAATCGCAGCGCTGGCGGGCGATAAACACCTCCGGTTCCTGCCCCGAGCGCAGCATCTGCCGGCATTGCTCGAGCAGCGCCTGCATGCGCGGCACCCACTCCGCCAGATCCACCGTGCGCTGCTTCTGCTGGCGCAGGATCAGGCGCGCTCGGGCCGGCCAGCTCCCCTGGACCGCCGTCAGCACCAAAGCCTGAAACGCCGCTACGACGCGGTACTCGGGCTTGGACCGCTGGCCGAAGCGCACATCGACTGGCTCGTAGGCCCAATCGCCCCAGGCGCTGGGGCCTGAGGTTTTGACCAGCAGGGTGGGCGTACTGACCCAAACGGGATCGCCGGGGTCGGGCTCACCCGCCAGCGCCCAGGGCGACAGCACGCCTCGATGGATCC
This genomic window from Cyanobacteria bacterium QS_8_64_29 contains:
- a CDS encoding recombinase B, translating into MLLTDEVLLHYQRCARRPYLDAHGDPQQRDPEREFLQKLRRDSQQNVAAALAGLDCHQPQASDWPSQARETQALMRQGVARIHRGVLSPWALAGEPDPGDPVWVSTPTLLVKTSGPSAWGDWAYEPVDVRFGQRSKPEYRVVAAFQALVLTAVQGSWPARARLILRQQKQRTVDLAEWVPRMQALLEQCRQMLRSGQEPEVFIARQRCDLCHWYGFCHGVARAQRHLSLLPGVTPARYALLHARNITTPEGLTAAPLGELAAVLGRDRAAQLQQQARAHLRDCALPKASAKRVARELPTAATELCFDIEAEPKRGLDYLFGVLRVDRATGTEQFRTFVAERPEQEGQAWHQFLAYIGQYPDAPIFHYSEYEPEACRRLAQRYATPRGQLDSLLARMVDLHRLVAGAATLPVERYSLKAIAQWLGFRWRDPEGSGDRSICWYDRWLSGGDRRLLEAIQRYNEDDCRATYRLKHWLADFLARQAPGVGHAPVRSSFAKH